The window CTTTTGACTTTTCAATCAATCCCCAAAACTCGTTTCGTTCCATCAAAAACCCTCCTATAAGCTGTTATTTATCAAATTCTACAACACTGCGAAATTTCCTTTTTCGATGTCATATTTCAGAGAGAGATTCGTCAAATAGAAAACGGCCTAACCTCAGCGCAATGGGTGGATAGGCCACGCAATCGGCCATATAGCAGGGAGGGGAAAAGATGAGGAATTTACTAATCATTGCAATGGTGTTGGTGTTGGCAGGGTGCCAGTTGTTCGCCGGCCAGGTGGTAAGCAAACATCGCAAATACGAAAACCTCCAGGCTCTGGACGAGTTCGCCCTGGATGTGGAAAAAGGCCGTGATGCAGAGCTTCGGTTTGTTGAGTATGGAATTGAAGGCCAGCGGGGTGTACGCAAGTTTGAATACAATGAAGATAGCGACATCAATGTTAATTACAGCGTTGATGGAGAGGAAATAAGTACGTATA is drawn from Bacillus sp. FJAT-18017 and contains these coding sequences:
- a CDS encoding DUF4362 domain-containing protein; this translates as MRNLLIIAMVLVLAGCQLFAGQVVSKHRKYENLQALDEFALDVEKGRDAELRFVEYGIEGQRGVRKFEYNEDSDINVNYSVDGEEISTYTCEGFIIKADDFAKRYILTDCSGRGDEELLVLYAK